A single genomic interval of Alteromonas sp. CI.11.F.A3 harbors:
- a CDS encoding protein-L-isoaspartate(D-aspartate) O-methyltransferase has translation MRASRKGDALAQLLYDEGIRSQPVLNAIAGTPRETFLPDALKHKAYQNTALPIGQGQTISQPYIVAKMTELLLDSPNKPEKVLEIGTGSGYQTAILAQLFSAVFSVERIKSLQFHAKRRMNQLDLHNIAMKHGDGWKGWASKGPYDAIIVTAAASSLPQDLCDQLKEGGRLIIPVGNEQQSLLCIDRIEGELKTTTIEAVRFVPLVAGELL, from the coding sequence ATGAGAGCCTCCAGAAAAGGGGATGCGCTAGCACAGCTGCTTTATGACGAAGGAATCCGTTCGCAGCCGGTGCTCAATGCCATTGCAGGTACACCCCGGGAAACATTCTTACCTGATGCGCTTAAGCATAAAGCCTATCAGAATACAGCGTTGCCTATCGGGCAGGGACAAACTATTTCGCAACCTTATATTGTTGCGAAAATGACTGAACTGCTGCTAGATAGTCCGAATAAGCCTGAAAAAGTCTTAGAGATTGGTACAGGCTCTGGTTACCAGACCGCTATTCTTGCACAGCTTTTTTCGGCTGTATTCAGCGTAGAACGAATCAAATCGCTACAGTTTCATGCTAAAAGACGGATGAACCAACTCGATTTACATAATATTGCCATGAAGCATGGTGATGGGTGGAAAGGGTGGGCATCTAAAGGTCCTTACGATGCCATTATTGTGACGGCTGCGGCCAGTAGTTTACCGCAAGATTTATGCGATCAATTAAAAGAAGGAGGCCGCCTGATCATTCCCGTAGGAAATGAACAGCAGTCTCTGTTGTGTATCGACAGGATAGAAGGCGAATTAAAAACCACCACCATAGAAGCGGTGCGTTTTGTTCCCTTAGTAGCAGGAGAGCTATTGTGA
- a CDS encoding S24/S26 family peptidase, which produces MQPMLFAGDFILTCKWPKAWLQIGHVVVVKSDKYGVIVKRITKVCAIKGVMLQGDNALESVSTLAMGWIKPSDIIGKVIFTSSSRNQKLLTKNR; this is translated from the coding sequence ATGCAACCCATGCTGTTTGCTGGCGACTTTATTTTAACCTGCAAGTGGCCAAAAGCGTGGCTGCAAATTGGCCATGTGGTGGTAGTTAAAAGCGATAAATATGGTGTAATTGTAAAGCGCATTACCAAAGTATGCGCTATTAAAGGCGTTATGCTGCAAGGTGATAATGCACTAGAAAGTGTGAGCACGTTGGCAATGGGCTGGATAAAGCCAAGCGACATTATTGGAAAGGTTATATTTACTTCGTCTTCGAGAAATCAGAAGCTTTTAACAAAAAACCGCTAG
- a CDS encoding YqaA family protein codes for MKLFEPMYDMALRWARHRHAVKYLGGLSFAESVFFPIPPDVMLAPMSLSQPDKAWRFALITTLASIFGGIAGYWLGYFAFDAWLSPIIESWGYTHKIETATQWFTDYGVWVVFVAGFSPIPYKVFTTSAGFLQMAFFPFLIASAVGRGARFFLVAGLMRWGGAPMEAKLRQYVEILGWGVVLLAVAAYLILR; via the coding sequence GTGAAATTGTTTGAGCCAATGTATGACATGGCACTTCGATGGGCTAGACACCGCCATGCGGTAAAATATCTAGGGGGGCTAAGCTTTGCTGAGTCAGTATTTTTCCCTATTCCGCCCGATGTCATGCTTGCGCCCATGTCGCTGTCTCAACCCGACAAAGCGTGGCGCTTTGCGCTAATTACTACACTTGCATCAATTTTTGGGGGCATAGCTGGTTATTGGCTAGGTTATTTTGCATTTGATGCTTGGCTATCGCCTATTATCGAAAGTTGGGGTTATACCCACAAGATAGAAACTGCCACGCAGTGGTTTACCGACTACGGCGTATGGGTGGTGTTTGTTGCGGGCTTCTCCCCTATTCCCTATAAAGTCTTCACCACTAGCGCTGGCTTTCTACAAATGGCCTTCTTTCCCTTTCTTATTGCCTCTGCTGTGGGCCGTGGCGCAAGGTTCTTCTTGGTCGCAGGGCTTATGCGTTGGGGCGGTGCTCCTATGGAAGCTAAGCTTCGTCAGTATGTAGAAATATTGGGTTGGGGAGTTGTGTTACTGGCCGTTGCCGCATACCTCATCTTGCGGTAA
- the sodN gene encoding superoxide dismutase, Ni: MLNSLLTTLHRRNPLTTASAHCDIPCKIYDPISAQLAALSVIRFVDLLNELSEKENLSFADHAQFSRLISEKETHAEKVKHEVRVIWGDYFKAPQFEKYPDTNELVHNIMLTGSACKQHVSREKAEALLTLVNEFAESFWATKGVETKTATCPYPPAEQVVYPKL, encoded by the coding sequence ATGCTAAACAGCTTACTTACGACGCTTCACCGTAGAAACCCCTTAACTACCGCGAGCGCTCACTGCGATATTCCATGTAAAATCTACGATCCTATTTCAGCCCAACTCGCTGCATTAAGTGTTATTCGTTTTGTTGATTTACTGAATGAGTTAAGTGAAAAAGAAAACCTTTCGTTTGCTGATCATGCCCAGTTCAGTCGCCTAATTAGCGAAAAAGAGACCCATGCAGAAAAAGTAAAACATGAAGTCAGGGTTATTTGGGGTGATTACTTCAAAGCGCCTCAATTTGAGAAATACCCAGATACTAACGAATTGGTCCACAATATTATGCTTACCGGATCGGCGTGTAAGCAGCATGTTTCACGCGAGAAAGCAGAAGCACTACTCACATTGGTGAATGAGTTCGCTGAAAGTTTCTGGGCCACTAAAGGTGTTGAAACTAAGACAGCCACGTGCCCTTATCCGCCTGCGGAACAAGTGGTATACCCTAAACTTTAA
- the folA gene encoding type 3 dihydrofolate reductase, whose product MIAAMANNRVIGADNDMPWHLPADLKHFKQVTMGKPVIMGRKTYESIGRALPGRPNIVITTNSAYSLPDATVVSSPEAAIEHASALESQSDEVMIIGGGTIYQAFLKKADTLHLTFIELAVEGDTQFPDYEAQDHWEEISREAHTADEKNPHNYTFVSLVRG is encoded by the coding sequence ATGATTGCCGCAATGGCTAATAATCGCGTTATCGGTGCAGATAACGACATGCCCTGGCATTTGCCAGCAGATTTAAAACATTTTAAGCAAGTAACCATGGGCAAGCCTGTCATTATGGGGCGTAAAACCTATGAGTCAATTGGCCGCGCTTTACCGGGAAGACCAAACATTGTCATCACTACAAACAGTGCTTACAGTTTGCCAGATGCAACTGTAGTATCGTCACCTGAAGCGGCTATAGAGCATGCTTCGGCGCTAGAGAGTCAGTCGGACGAGGTGATGATTATTGGCGGTGGGACAATTTATCAGGCGTTTTTGAAAAAGGCTGATACTTTGCACCTAACATTTATCGAACTAGCGGTGGAAGGTGATACACAGTTTCCTGATTATGAAGCCCAAGATCATTGGGAAGAGATAAGCCGGGAAGCGCATACCGCCGATGAGAAAAACCCACATAACTACACATTCGTGAGCTTGGTTAGAGGGTAG
- the rpmA gene encoding 50S ribosomal protein L27, whose protein sequence is MAHKKAGGSTKNGRDSESKRLGVKRFGGESVLAGNIIVRQRGTRFHAGDNMGIGKDHTLFALKSGKVQFDVKGPNNRKFVSIVAE, encoded by the coding sequence ATGGCACATAAAAAAGCTGGTGGTAGTACCAAAAACGGTCGTGATTCAGAGAGTAAACGCCTAGGTGTTAAACGCTTTGGTGGAGAATCTGTTCTTGCTGGTAACATCATTGTTCGTCAACGTGGTACTCGTTTCCACGCTGGTGACAACATGGGTATCGGTAAAGACCACACGTTGTTTGCATTAAAAAGCGGTAAAGTTCAGTTTGATGTTAAAGGACCGAACAACCGTAAATTTGTAAGCATCGTAGCAGAGTAA
- the rpoS gene encoding RNA polymerase sigma factor RpoS, with protein MGHINKSLESNTKDDLNVIDMPADLKTDKTISDDTDTDSEELVLSQDDQPKNLDATQLYLGEIGFSPLLSAEEEVFFARKALRGCEASRKRMIVSNLRLVVKIARRYNNRGLALLDLIEEGNLGLIRAVEKFDPERGFRFSTYATWWIRQTIERAIMNQTRTIRLPIHVVKELNVYLRAARELSQKLDHEPTAEEIALALDKPVEDVTKMLRLNERITSVDTPIGGENDKALLDILADEKEFGPEENLQDSDIKSNIVGWLEELNPKQREVLARRFGLMGYEPSTLEDVGAEIGLTRERVRQIQVEALRRLRDILGHQGLSLENLFNQMN; from the coding sequence GTGGGTCATATAAATAAAAGCCTAGAATCAAATACGAAAGATGACTTAAACGTCATTGATATGCCAGCCGATCTGAAAACAGATAAAACAATATCTGATGACACTGACACCGATTCAGAAGAATTAGTGTTAAGCCAAGACGACCAACCAAAAAATCTAGATGCCACACAGTTATATCTAGGTGAAATCGGCTTCTCGCCTCTGCTCAGTGCAGAAGAAGAAGTATTTTTCGCCAGAAAGGCTCTACGTGGATGTGAAGCCTCACGCAAGCGCATGATTGTTAGTAATTTACGCCTGGTTGTGAAAATAGCGCGTCGATATAACAACCGCGGTCTTGCCCTGTTAGATCTAATCGAAGAAGGGAATCTAGGACTTATACGTGCTGTTGAAAAGTTCGATCCCGAACGGGGTTTTCGATTTTCAACGTACGCAACGTGGTGGATAAGACAAACCATTGAACGCGCAATTATGAACCAAACGCGCACTATTCGCTTGCCAATCCACGTCGTTAAAGAACTTAATGTATATTTACGCGCAGCTCGTGAGTTATCTCAGAAACTTGACCACGAACCTACTGCCGAAGAAATCGCCCTTGCCTTAGACAAACCTGTCGAAGATGTGACCAAGATGCTGCGACTTAATGAACGTATTACGTCGGTAGATACCCCAATTGGTGGCGAAAACGATAAAGCGTTGTTAGATATTCTAGCCGATGAAAAAGAATTCGGCCCTGAAGAGAACTTGCAAGACTCAGACATCAAATCAAATATTGTTGGCTGGTTGGAAGAACTCAATCCTAAACAACGTGAAGTATTGGCAAGACGCTTTGGATTAATGGGTTATGAGCCCTCAACGCTTGAAGATGTGGGTGCTGAAATTGGTCTTACTCGTGAACGAGTTCGTCAAATTCAAGTAGAAGCGCTACGTCGATTGCGAGACATTCTAGGCCACCAAGGTCTATCGTTAGAGAATTTATTTAATCAAATGAATTAA
- the rplU gene encoding 50S ribosomal protein L21, with translation MYAVFQSGGKQHRVAEGQTVRLEKIEVAPGDTVEFDKVLMVSNGDDVKIGTPNVAGGKVTAEVVTHGRGDKIKIVKFRRRKHSRKQMGHRQWFTEVKITGINA, from the coding sequence ATGTACGCGGTTTTCCAAAGTGGCGGTAAACAACACCGTGTGGCCGAAGGCCAAACCGTTCGTCTAGAAAAAATCGAAGTTGCCCCAGGTGACACGGTTGAATTCGACAAAGTTTTAATGGTCAGCAATGGTGACGATGTAAAAATCGGCACACCAAACGTTGCTGGTGGTAAGGTGACTGCTGAGGTGGTTACACACGGTCGTGGCGATAAAATTAAAATCGTTAAGTTCCGTCGTCGTAAGCATTCACGTAAGCAGATGGGTCACCGTCAGTGGTTCACGGAAGTGAAAATTACTGGCATTAACGCTTAA
- the cgtA gene encoding Obg family GTPase CgtA, whose amino-acid sequence MKFVDEAEIRVEAGDGGNGVIGFRREKYVPKGGPDGGDGGDGGSVFLLADENLNTLIDYRFERFHRAERGQNGQGANCIGRGGKDLTVSVPVGTRATDSDTGEVLGDLTRHGQQLKVAQGGFHGLGNARFKSSTNRAPRHKTNGTPGEIRNLKLELMLLADVGLLGMPNAGKSTFIRSVSAAKPKVADYPFTTLVPNLGVVRQDAQRSFVVADIPGLIEGAADGAGLGIRFLKHLERCRILLHVVDIMPVDESDPAGNAKAIVEELEKYNPKLASKPRWLVFNKVDLMLEEEADERCKEIAAQLGWEGPIYQISAFQKIGLEPLCREIMNFIETLPTEVIEEEETKDVEFKWDTYHRNTLEAQDADLGDDFEDDLSDDLDDDEDWDDDDYDVEVEYRR is encoded by the coding sequence ATGAAATTTGTAGATGAAGCTGAAATTCGTGTTGAAGCCGGTGACGGCGGCAACGGCGTAATTGGCTTTAGACGGGAAAAATATGTTCCCAAAGGTGGCCCTGATGGTGGCGACGGGGGCGACGGCGGTAGTGTTTTTCTTCTTGCCGATGAAAACCTGAATACATTGATCGACTATCGTTTCGAGCGTTTTCACCGTGCAGAGCGCGGCCAAAATGGTCAAGGCGCTAACTGTATTGGCCGTGGCGGTAAAGATTTAACCGTAAGTGTTCCTGTAGGAACCCGCGCTACCGATAGCGATACCGGTGAAGTACTTGGCGACCTTACTCGTCACGGGCAACAGCTTAAAGTGGCACAAGGCGGATTTCACGGTTTAGGTAATGCGCGTTTCAAAAGCAGTACTAACCGTGCACCACGTCATAAGACCAATGGTACACCAGGCGAAATTCGTAATTTAAAACTCGAATTAATGCTTCTGGCCGATGTGGGTTTGCTAGGTATGCCGAATGCAGGTAAATCTACCTTTATCCGTTCTGTATCTGCCGCTAAACCTAAAGTGGCTGATTACCCGTTTACTACACTAGTGCCAAACCTAGGTGTAGTACGTCAAGACGCGCAGCGCAGCTTCGTAGTAGCCGACATTCCCGGGCTTATTGAAGGTGCAGCTGACGGTGCAGGTTTAGGAATTCGTTTCCTTAAGCATTTAGAGCGTTGTCGTATACTGCTTCATGTTGTAGACATTATGCCAGTGGATGAAAGCGATCCAGCTGGAAATGCTAAAGCTATTGTTGAAGAACTTGAAAAGTACAACCCTAAACTTGCAAGTAAGCCTCGCTGGTTAGTGTTTAACAAAGTTGATTTGATGCTCGAAGAAGAAGCCGACGAGCGCTGTAAAGAAATTGCCGCACAACTTGGCTGGGAAGGCCCGATTTATCAGATATCTGCTTTCCAGAAAATTGGCTTAGAACCGCTTTGTCGAGAAATTATGAACTTCATCGAAACGCTTCCCACCGAAGTTATCGAAGAAGAAGAAACGAAAGACGTTGAGTTTAAGTGGGATACTTATCATCGTAATACGTTAGAAGCACAAGACGCCGATTTAGGCGACGACTTCGAAGACGATTTAAGTGATGACTTAGACGATGATGAAGATTGGGACGATGATGACTACGATGTTGAAGTCGAGTACCGTCGCTAA
- a CDS encoding peptidoglycan DD-metalloendopeptidase family protein — translation MSYRIILISVVLLLLQSCSSRTAPAPVVLLNSQADQESGGFTSDTYKVQPGDTLFGIAWYTGNDYRDIAKFNSLSAPYRIFPGQELRISPPPKMVKIAPKSKPQTIRSADPTTTSVDKSLIDPPISQGYGEGEKVVKRQNVTSVKRPSESVKITTPNHFPDKVKKWVWPTKGKVVETFSKSESGNKGIDIAAAKGTSIHAAADGKVVYSGSALRGYGKLVIIKHTDTFLSAYAYNDTIIVKERDWVSAGQKIATMGDSGTNSVKLHFEVRYRGKSLDPLRYLPATRP, via the coding sequence ATGTCATACCGCATCATTCTAATTAGTGTTGTGCTACTGCTACTCCAAAGTTGCAGTAGCCGAACCGCCCCTGCCCCTGTTGTTTTATTAAATAGTCAAGCAGATCAAGAGTCTGGTGGGTTTACATCAGATACTTATAAAGTGCAACCGGGCGATACCCTTTTCGGCATTGCTTGGTACACCGGCAATGACTATCGGGATATCGCGAAATTTAACAGCTTATCAGCGCCTTATCGCATTTTCCCCGGTCAAGAATTACGCATTTCTCCCCCGCCCAAAATGGTAAAAATTGCGCCGAAATCTAAGCCGCAGACCATTCGGTCAGCAGATCCGACCACGACCTCAGTAGACAAAAGTTTGATTGACCCCCCTATATCACAGGGGTATGGTGAAGGTGAAAAAGTTGTTAAGCGACAAAACGTTACGAGCGTCAAGAGGCCGTCAGAAAGCGTCAAAATAACGACACCCAACCATTTTCCTGACAAGGTAAAAAAGTGGGTTTGGCCAACGAAGGGCAAGGTTGTTGAAACGTTCAGTAAATCGGAGTCGGGCAATAAAGGAATTGATATCGCTGCCGCTAAAGGTACATCGATACACGCGGCAGCAGATGGAAAAGTTGTTTATTCAGGAAGCGCCTTAAGAGGCTACGGTAAATTGGTCATCATCAAACATACCGACACCTTTTTAAGTGCCTACGCATACAACGACACCATTATCGTCAAAGAACGAGACTGGGTGTCTGCGGGGCAGAAAATCGCCACCATGGGTGACAGCGGAACAAATTCGGTAAAACTTCATTTTGAAGTTAGGTATCGCGGAAAGTCTTTAGATCCACTGCGTTATCTGCCAGCTACACGACCATAA